In Vitis vinifera cultivar Pinot Noir 40024 chromosome 17, ASM3070453v1, one genomic interval encodes:
- the LOC100244932 gene encoding UDP-glycosyltransferase 83A1-like: MGRRPHVLIIPFPAQGHVAPLMKFAYQISDHGIKVTFVNSDFIHEKLVAALPDEDEARSRIGLASIPDGLGPGEDRKDSLKLTDSIFRVMPGHLKEFMEKVNNSNDDEKITCVIADSAFGWALEVADKMGIKRVAFCPFGPGSLALAFHIPRLIEAGLLNSTDGSLLNDELICLAKDIPAFSSNRLPWSCPSDPTLQEVIFRLAFKDISAINLSNWLICNSVYELDSSACDLIPNILPIGPLIANNHLGHYPGNFWPEDSTCISWLDKQPAGSVIYVAFGSLAILSQHQFNELALGIELVGRPFLWVVRSDFTNGSDAEYPDGFIERVAENGKIVSWAPQEKVLAHPSVACFLSHCGWNSTMDGIGMGVPFLCWPYVVDQFHNQSYICDKWKVGLGLNPDENGFISRHEIKKKIEMLVSDDVIKANAEKLKEMTRKSVSEGGSSYKNFQTFVEVMKQ; this comes from the exons ATGGGCAGGCGACCTCATGTGCTGATTATTCCATTCCCAGCACAAGGACATGTTGCTCCCCTTATGAAGTTTGCGTACCAGATTTCTGATCATGGGATCAAGGTCACCTTTGTTAACTCAGACTTCATACATGAAAAACTGGTGGCTGCACTGCCAGATGAGGATGAGGCTCGGAGTCGGATAGGGCTAGCCTCGATCCCAGATGGACTGGGTCCGGGGGAGGATCGAAAAGATTCGCTCAAGTTGACAGACAGTATTTTTAGAGTCATGCCGGGTCATTTGAAGGAGTTTATGGAGAAGGTTAACAACTCGAATGATGATGAGAAGATCACTTGTGTTATTGCTGATTCAGCATTTGGGTGGGCGCTAGAGGTTGCCGACAAGATGGGGATCAAGAGGGTCGCGTTTTGCCCCTTTGGACCAGGAAGCTTGGCTTTGGCATTTCACATTCCAAGGCTTATTGAGGCCGGACTTCTAAATAGTACTGATG GATCTCTTTTGAACGACGAGTTGATCTGCCTGGCAAAGGATATACCAGCCTTTAGCAGCAACAGATTGCCGTGGAGCTGCCCGAGTGATCCAACCTTACAAGAGGTCATTTTCCGACTTGCTTTCAAAGACATCTCAGCTATTAATCTTTCCAATTGGCTTATTTGCAACTCCGTTTACGAACTTGACTCATCTGCTTGTGACTTGATTCCCAACATATTACCAATAGGCCCGTTAATTGCAAATAACCATCTGGGTCATTATCCTGGAAACTTTTGGCCTGAGGATTCAACTTGCATAAGCTGGCTCGATAAACAACCTGCTGGCTCAGTCATTTATGTTGCCTTTGGAAGCCTAGCGATCTTAAGCCAGCACCAATTCAATGAACTAGCACTGGGTATTGAACTTGTAGGCCGGCCATTTTTATGGGTTGTCCGATCAGACTTCACCAATGGATCAGATGCTGAATACCCTGATGGTTTCATAGAGAGAGTTGCTGAGAATGGAAAGATTGTTTCATGGGCACCCCAAGAAAAAGTTTTAGCTCACCCTTCTGTTGCATGTTTCTTATCCCATTGTGGATGGAACTCAACCATGGACGGCATAGGCATGGGAGTCCCCTTCCTATGCTGGCCCTACGTTGTAGATCAATTCCATAACCAGAGTTACATATGCGACAAGTGGAAGGTGGGCTTGGGGTTGAACCCAGATGAAAATGGATTCATATCAAGGCATGAGATTAAGAAGAAGATCGAAATGTTGGTTTCTGATGATGTTATAAAAGCAAATGCAGAGAAGTTGAAGGAAATGACTAGAAAGAGTGTGAGTGAAGGTGGATCTTCTTACAAGAATTTCCAAACCTTTGTTGAAGtaatgaaacaatga
- the LOC100251841 gene encoding UDP-glycosyltransferase 83A1 — MGRPHVLIIPFPAQGHVTPFMKFAYQISDHGIKVTFVNSDFIHEKLVAALPDEDEARSRIGLASIPDGLGPGEDRKDSLKLTDSILRVMPGHLKELIEKVNNSNDDEKITCVIADSAFGWALEVADKMGIKRVAFCPFGPGSLALAFHIPRLIEAGLLNTTDGSLLNHEFICLAKDIPAFISNRLPWSCPTDPTLQEICFRLAFKAIQVMNLSNWLLSNSVYELDSSACELIPNILSIGPLLASHHLGHYAGNFWHEDSTCIGWLDKQPAGSVIYVAFGSLAIFNQRQFNELALGLELVGRPFLWVVRSDFADGSVAEYPDFIERVAENGKIVSWAPQEKVLAHPSVACFLSHCGWNSTMDAIGMGVPFLCWPYFADQFHNQSYICDKWKVGLGLNPDENGFISRHEIKKKIEKLVSDDGIKANAEKLKEMARKSVIEGGSSYKNFQTFVEALKQ; from the exons ATGGGCCGACCTCATGTGCTGATTATTCCATTCCCAGCACAAGGACATGTTACTCCCTTTATGAAGTTTGCGTACCAGATTTCTGATCACGGGATCAAGGTCACCTTTGTTAACTCAGACTTCATACATGAAAAACTGGTGGCTGCACTGCCAGATGAGGATGAGGCTCGGAGTCGGATAGGGCTAGCCTCGATCCCAGATGGACTGGGTCCAGGGGAGGATCGAAAAGATTCACTCAAGCTGACAGACAGTATTTTAAGAGTCATGCCGGGTCATTTGAAGGAGTTGATTGAGAAGGTTAACAACTCGAATGATGATGAGAAGATCACTTGTGTTATTGCTGATTCAGCATTTGGGTGGGCGCTAGAGGTTGCCGACAAGATGGGGATCAAGAGGGTCGCGTTTTGCCCCTTTGGACCAGGAAGCTTGGCTTTGGCATTTCACATTCCAAGGCTTATTGAGGCCGGACTTCTAAATACTACTGATG GATCTCTTCTGAACCACGAGTTTATCTGCCTGGCAAAGGATATCCCAGCCTTTATCAGCAACAGATTGCCCTGGAGCTGCCCAACTGATCCAACTTTACAAGAGATCTGTTTCCGACTTGCTTTCAAAGCCATCCAAGTTATGAATCTTTCCAATTGGCTTCTTAGCAACTCTGTTTACGAACTTGACTCATCTGCCTGTGAGTTGATTCCTAACATATTATCAATAGGTCCATTGCTTGCAAGTCATCATCTGGGTCATTATGCTGGAAACTTTTGGCATGAGGATTCGACCTGCATAGGCTGGCTCGATAAACAACCTGCTGGCTCAGTCATTTATGTTGCCTTTGGCAGCTTAGCAATCTTCAACCAGCGCCAATTCAATGAACTAGCACTTGGTCTCGAACTTGTAGGCCGGCCATTTTTATGGGTTGTCCGATCAGACTTCGCCGATGGATCAGTTGCTGAATACCCTGATTTCATAGAGAGAGTTGCTGAGAATGGAAAGATTGTTTCATGGGCACCCCAAGAAAAGGTGTTAGCTCACCCTTCTGTTGCCTGTTTCTTATCCCATTGTGGATGGAACTCAACCATGGACGCCATAGGCATGGGAGTCCCCTTCCTATGCTGGCCCTACTTTGCAGATCAATTCCATAATCAGAGTTACATATGCGACAAATGGAAGGTGGGCTTGGGGTTGAACCCAGATGAAAATGGATTCATATCAAGGCATGAGATTAAGAAGAAGATCGAAAAGTTGGTTTCTGATGATGGTATAAAAGCAAATGCAGAGAAGTTGAAGGAAATGGCTAGAAAAAGTGTGATTGAAGGTGGATCTTCTTACAAGAATTTCCAAACCTTTGTTGAAGCACTGAAACAATGA